A section of the Melopsittacus undulatus isolate bMelUnd1 chromosome 3, bMelUnd1.mat.Z, whole genome shotgun sequence genome encodes:
- the LOC101875088 gene encoding LOW QUALITY PROTEIN: toll-like receptor 2 type-1 (The sequence of the model RefSeq protein was modified relative to this genomic sequence to represent the inferred CDS: inserted 2 bases in 2 codons; deleted 1 base in 1 codon), with amino-acid sequence MRILIGSLHFYSISFFLSGANGFLTEGTPTAYTFPFYNYSYLNLSSISEAGAPRTARALNLSHNAIEKVTKGDLEGFSTLEVLDLSYNRIKDIEPGAFESLPSLTAVDLSFNDKELVVSGLPAHVKLXTTTKPSEAAPEPSAPPEELFHAAILPDPGPRLGWSTVNVPGRGEETTVGSSRAGGNGTVAPTASPRPSSCGEPVNGTLDLSNSKLSEEELMLKLDPDLCQAQLDRIVELNISHSALEMDLLSLFLLFLPIKNMQSVDASYNKLTINILDLDSICEFPSEKLWFVNLSHNPINSLNTLCLPTTIRVIDLSFTNISQIPRNFAKKMLNLEHMYVQGNHFIYTVQPQQPNPLAKPAHGCFHISALSLVRNQAGTPIESLPKNMKHLEMSNCSIVELPEWFAGTMNALLYLDLSSNRIAALPDLPPSLQHLDISSSDIKVIPPGFRSMANLTVFIIHNNKVTEMHPEYFPLTLTKCDISKNKLSLLPLTEALQSLQHLNVSGNLITRLEATSLLPALTNLDSSHNLIAELPDDFGASLPMLXHFNLSGNKISFLQRGALPASLLELDISDNAITTIVEDTFGRLTQLSLLTVQGKHFFCNCDLYWFVNVYIHSPQLHIRGKESLMCSFPPDRRGQLVESSHLTLLHCSLGIQMAITACAAILLVLVLTGLCWRFDGLWYVRMGWYWCMAKRKQYEKRPENKPFDAFISYSEPDAEWTKENLLGKLEQDGFKICYHERDFNPGHPVLGNIFYCIENSHKVIFVLSPSFVSSCWCQYELYFAEHRVLNENQDSLIMIVLEELPPHSVPQKFSKLRKLLKRKTYLKWSPEEHKQRMFWRQLEAVLRTTNEPLLRAENGPAQDACEMEGCTEV; translated from the exons ATGAGGATCCTTATTGGAAGCCTTCATTTCTActccatttctttcttcctcagtgGAGCAAATGGGTTTCTAACCGAGGGAACACCAACAGCCTATACCTTCCCCTTCTACAACTACTCCTACTTGAACCTCTCCTCTATATCAGAAGCAGGAGCTCCCAGAACAGCCAGAGCTCTCAATCTCTCACATAATGCAATAGAAAAGGTAACCAAGGGAGACTTGGAAGGTTTTAGCACATTGGAAGTTCTAGACCTTTCCTACAACCGGATTAAGGACATTGAACCGGGAGCATTTGAGAGCCTGCCCAGCCTCACTGCTGTGGATCTGTCATTCAATGACAAGGAACTGGTTGTGTCGGGTCTCCCAGCCCATGTGAAGC acaccaccaccaaaccctCAGAGGCTGCTCCGGAGCCTTCTGCACCCCCTGAGGAGCTGTTCCATGCAGCTATCCTGCCGGATCCTGGTCCCAGGCTGGGATGGAGCACAGTGAATGTGcctggaagaggagaggaaaccACAGTGGGCTCTTCCAGAGCAGGGGGGAATGGAACAGTCGCTCCCACAGCCTCACCGAGGCCCAGTTCCTGTGGAGAGCCAGTAAATGGGACACTGGATCTGTCAAACAGCAAACTGTCCGAGGAGGAGCTGATGTTAAAGCTGGATCCGGACCTGTGCCAAGCTCAGCTGGACCGTATTGTGGAGCTTAACATTAGTCACAGTGCCCTGGAAATGGATCTGCTGTCGCTGTTCCTCCTGTTCCTGCCCATAAAGAACATGCAGTCGGTTGATGCCAGTTACAACAAACTGACCATTAACATCCTAGACCTCGACAGCATCTGCGAGTTCCCCTCTGAGAAGCTCTGGTTTGTCAATCTCAGCCACAACCCCATCAACAGCCTGAACACACTGTGCCTCCCTACAACCATCAGGGTCATCGATTTGTCCTTCACCAACATAAGCCAAATACCCCGGAACTTTGCTAAGAAGATGTTGAACCTGGAGCACATGTATGTGCAGGGGAACCACTTCATCTACACCGTGCAGCCACAGCAACCCAACCCACTGGCAAAGCCTGCCCATGGATGTTTCCACATCAGTGCCCTCTCCTTAGTGAGGAACCAGGCTGGGACCCCCATCGAGAGCCTTCCCAAGAACATGAAGCACCTGGAGATGTCCAATTGCTCCATTGTGGAGCTGCCAGAGTGGTTTGCTGGCACTATGAATGCACTGTTATACCTGGATCTCAGCAGCAACCGGATTGCAGCGCTTCCGGACTtacctccctccctgcagcacctGGACATAAGCAGCAGTGATATCAAGGTGATACCCCCTGGTTTCAGATCCATGGCCAACCTAACAGTGTTTATCATTCACAACAATAAAGTCACAGAGATGCATCCCGAGTACTTCCCATTGACTCTAACCAAGTGTGACATCAGCAAGAACAAGCTGAGCCTCTTGCCATTAACCGAGGCCCTGCAGAGCCTCCAGCATCTCAATGTCTCTGGCAACCTCATCACCAGGCTGGAGGCCACCAGCCTCCTTCCTGCCCTCACCAACCTGGACAGCAGCCACAACCTCATTGCAGAGCTCCCCGATGACTTTGGGGCATCTCTTCCGATGC AACACTTCAATCTCTCTGGGAACAAGATCTCCTTCCTGCAGCGTGGGgctctcccagcctccctcctggAGCTGGACATCAGTGACAATGCCATCACCACCATCGTGGAGGACACCTTTGGGCGACTGACGCAGCTGAGCCTTCTGACTGTCCAAGGCAAACACTTCTTCTGTAACTGTGACCTGTACTGGTTCGTCAATGTCTACATCCACAGC CCCCAGCTCCACATCCGTGGCAAAGAGAGCCTCATGTGCAGCTTCCCACCGGATAGAAGGGGCCAGCTGGTGGAGAGCAGCCACCTCACACTCCTGCACTGCTCCCTGGGCATCCAAATGGCCATCACTGCTTGTGCTGCcatcctgctggtgctggtgctgaccGGCTTGTGCTGGCGCTTCGATGGGCTCTGGTACGTCAGGATGGGCTGGTACTGGTGCATGGCGAAGAGGAAGCAGTATGAGAAGAGGCCAGAGAACAAGCCCTTCGATGCCTTCATCTCATACAGTGAACCTGATGCGGAATGGACCAAAGAGAACCTGCTGGGGAAACTGGAACAGGATGGGTTCAAGATCTGTTACCACGAGAGGGATTTCAACCCAGGGCACCCCGTCCTGGGGAACATATTTTACTGCATTGAGAACAGCCACAAGGTCATCTTCGTCCTCTCCCCCAGCTTCgtgagcagctgctggtgccagTACGAGCTGTACTTTGCTGAGCACCGGGTCCTGAATGAGAACCAGGATTCCCTCATCATGATCGTGCTGGAGGAGCTCCCACCCCACAGTGTGCCCCAGAAGTTCAGCAAGCTCAGGAagctgctgaagaggaaaacctACCTCAAGTGGAGCCCTGAGGAGCACAAGCAGAGGATGTTCTGGCGCCAGCTGGAGGCTGTCTTGAGGACAACCAATGAGCCGCTGCTGAGAGCGGAGAATGGACCCGCGCAGGATGCGTGCGAGATGGAGGGATGCACGGAGGTGTAA
- the ERLEC1 gene encoding LOW QUALITY PROTEIN: endoplasmic reticulum lectin 1 (The sequence of the model RefSeq protein was modified relative to this genomic sequence to represent the inferred CDS: inserted 6 bases in 6 codons; deleted 3 bases in 2 codons) has translation MRDRRPRPPGPALLCGLLXAAVVAEGGRALPPLSDDVPFRVNWPGTDLQPGRLFSQPTTGVLYKEDNYIIMTTVDKEKYKCLLPLIASGNEEEEKNYKGPTXGRLREPLFKQSSCSYRIESYWTYEVCHGXHIRQYHGEGNRTEDKPPRILSGEYDDEEPLSEPDQEEKENPKESAKEIPTKNIEGQMTPYYPVEMGNGTPCSLRQNLPRSSTVMYICHPEAKHEILSVAEVTTCEYEVVILTPLLCNHPKYRFRASPVNDIFCQSLPGSPLKPHNLEQLEKQQEMMKMPFRKVKEEEMQSTKEEKFSSIHKPVAVGSHQLLTVGTTHISKLTDEQLIKEFLSGSYCFHGGVGWWKYEFCYGKYVHQYHEDKETGKTSVVVGTXNKEEHIEWARKNAARTYHLXEDGTQTVRMVSHFYGNGDVCDLTDKPRQVTVKLKCKESDXPHAVTIYMLEPHSCQYILGVESPVICKILDTADEHGLLSVPS, from the exons ATGAGGGACcgccggccccggccgcccggcccGGCGCTGCTCTGCGGGCTGC CGGCCGCTGTGGTGGCGGAGGGCGGCCGTGCTCTGCCTCCGCTCAGCGACGATGTCCCCTTCAGGGTGAACTGGCCCGGCACTGACCTTCAGCCTG GTCGGTTGTTTTCTCAGCCTACAACTGGTGTCCTGTACAAAGAGGATAACTACATTATAATGACCACTGTGGACAAGGAGAAGTACAAATGCCTGCTTCCGCTGATAGCAAGTGGCAATGAG gaggaagaaaaaaactatAAAGGTCCTA CAGGAAGATTACGGGAACCACTTTTTAAGCAAAGTAGCTGTTCATACAGG aTTGAATCTTACTGGACATATGAAGTCTGCCATG AACACATCCGCCAGTACCAC ggagaaggaaacaggaCAG AAGATAAACCTCCAAGAATACTATCTGGGGAATATGATGATGAAGAGCCATTATCAGAACCAG AtcaagaagagaaggaaaaccccAAAGAGAGTGCAAAAGAG ATACCTACCAAAAACATAGAAGGGCAAATGACCCCATACTACCctgtagaaatgggaaatggcACACCTTGTAGCCTGAGACAAAACCTGCCCAGGTCAAGCACAGTGATGTACATCTGTCACCCAGAAGCTAAACATGAGATCCTTTCAGTAGCAGAAGTTACCACCTGTGAATATGAAGTGGTTATATTGACACCTCTGCTCTGCAACCATCCAAAATACAG GTTCAGGGCCTCTCCTGTGAATGACATCTTCTGCCAGTCTCTGCCAGGATCCCCACTTAAG CCCCATAACCTGGAacagctggagaagcagcaagaaatgaTGAAGATGCCCTTTAGAAAGGTTAAGGAG GAGGAAATGCAGTCAACGAAAGAAGAGAAATTTTCTTCCATTCACAAGCCTGTTGCTGTTGGAAGCCATCAACTGTTAACTGTGGGAACAACCCACATCTCCAAACTGACTGATGAGCAGCTTATAAAGGAATTTCTTAGTGGTTCTTACTGCTTCCATGGG GGTGTTGGCTGGTGGAAGTACGAATTCTGCTACGGCAAATACGTTCATCAGTATCATGAG GACAAGGAAACTGGCAAGACTTCTGTGGTGGTGGGTA TGAACAAGGAGGAACACATTGAGTGGGCCAGGAAGAACGCTGCTAGAACATATCACC CGGAAGATGGCACGCAGACAGTTCG GATGGTGTCTCATTTCTATGGAAATGGAGATGTTTGTGACTTGACAGACAAGCCAAGGCAGGTGACTGTGAAATTGAA atgtaAAGAATCCG TCCCTCACGCTGTGACCATATACATGTTAGAGCCTCATTCTTGCCAATACATCCTTGGG GTGGAGTCTCCCGTCATCTGTAAGATCCTGGACACAGCAGACGAGCACGGGCTCCTCTCGGTGCCCAGCTGA
- the GPR75 gene encoding probable G-protein coupled receptor 75, which translates to MNGSGPAAPDGTGSAPELRGGAHGATAAACGALLALVVGLGSYGNLIVLLSCLDPALRRLRTDFDFMILNLSFCDLFLCGVAAPMFAFVLFSGPAHSVPGSLCFTFHLTSSGFILLSLKTVALIALHRLRVALGKRPPRAASVPCTLLLTLLLWASSFTLATVASLQPRRPGLCLPMAGLASREGEAVLYLYATDFLCCVAVVAVCYAVIARALSRNARARRGPPGEANGPRPFAVPALYRNQTRGLNLAAGKDARAVGTCVAIMVSVLVCCLPLGVSLVQDTLWGSNGFVLCQLELCGFTLVFFKSGLNPFIYSRNSAGLRRRVLWGLRCVAMGCCKHKTRLRAVGKGSLEVNRNKSSHHETNSAYVLTPKPHRKLMDQACGPSHSKESVLSPKASMGQQHYAQSSSTPMNTRVEPYYSIYNSSPSQEVSTPNSLQPVSSVFGFTRSYIAMHYRDCGGAVARHIPVPSV; encoded by the coding sequence ATGAACGGGTCGGGGCCGGCGGCTCCGGACGGCACCGGGAGCGCGCCCGAGCTGCGGGGGGGCGCGCACGGAGCCACGGCCGCGGCCTGCGGGGCTCTGCTGGCGCTCGTTGTGGGGCTGGGCTCGTACGGGAACCTCATCGTGCTCCTGTCCTGCCTCGACCCCGCTCTCCGCAGGCTCCGCACCGACTTCGACTTCATGATCCTCAACCTCTCCTTCTGCGACCTCTTCCTATGCGGTGTGGCCGCCCCCATGTTCGCCTTCGTGCTGTTCTCCGGGCCGGCCCACAGCGTACCCGGCTCCTTGTGCTTCACCTTCCACCTCACCAGCTCCGGCTTCATCCTCCTGTCCCTCAAGACCGTGGCGCTGATCGCGCTGCACCGGCTGCGCGTGGCGCTGGGCAAGCGGCCTCCCCGTGCTGCCTCCGTGCCCTGCAcgctgctgctcacactgctgCTCTGGGCCTCCAGCTTCACGCTGGCCACCGTGGCCTCGCTCCAGCCTCGCCGCCCCGGCCTctgcctgcccatggccggCCTCGCCAGCCGCGAAGGCGAGGCCGTGCTCTACCTGTACGCCACCGACTTCCTGTGCTGCGTGGCCGTGGTGGCCGTGTGCTACGCGGTGATCGCGCGGGCGCTAAGCCGCAATGCCCGTGCGAGGCGAGGCCCACCCGGTGAGGCCAACGGGCCTCGACCCTTCGCCGTGCCCGCGCTCTACCGCAACCAGACCCGCGGCCTCAACCTGGCAGCGGGCAAGGACGCGCGTGCCGTGGGGACATGCGTGGCTATCATGGTGTCGGTGCTGGTGTGCTGCCTGCCCCTCGGCGTCTCGCTGGTGCAGGAcacgctatggggcagcaatgggttCGTCCTGTGCCAGTTGGAGCTGTGTGGGTTCACCCTCGTGTTCTTCAAGTCGGGGTTGAACCCCTTCATCTACTCCCGCAACAGCGCGGGGCTGCGCAGGAGGGTGCTGTGGGGCCTGCGGTGCGTGGCTATGGGATGCTGCAAGCACAAGACCAGGCTCCGGGCTGTGGGCAAGGGCAGCCTGGAGGTGAACAGGAACAAGTCGTCGCACCACGAGACCAACTCGGCCTATGTGCTGACCCCCAAGCCCCACAGGAAGCTCATGGACCAGGCGTGCGGCCCCAGTCACTCCAAGGAGAGCGTGCTGAGCCCCAAGGCTTCAATGGGGCAGCAGCACTATGCGCAGAGCAGCTCGACCCCTATGAACACCCGCGTCGAGCCCTATTACAGCATCTACAACAGCAGCCCCTCGCAGGAGGTGAGCACCCCCAACAGCCTGCAGCCTGTGAGCTCTGTCTTCGGCTTCACCAGGTCCTACATTGCCATGCACTACCGGGACTGCGGCGGTGCGGTGGCGCGGCACATCCCGGTGCCCTCGGTGTAA